Proteins from one Mobula birostris isolate sMobBir1 chromosome 10, sMobBir1.hap1, whole genome shotgun sequence genomic window:
- the LOC140203886 gene encoding uncharacterized protein, whose translation MGVVPYFCLPLSCLAGVRSAVVLTQPESACGKARTFSQTDCAVSGFSLGSYSMDWVRQVSGKGLEWLADISSGGNKYNAPGVQSRFTVSKDSSTVYLQMNNLRLDDTATYYCARGWEHGDGELNRNWSRQRSVCSAVCLHGFRIAASQSQIPEALLGLLGANAHFWTIKSPKGFDSDSGGWREPVSADREIVKMPLLTRQQETRTEFGMEILEAAAPGPDRDHVDI comes from the exons ATGGGGGTCGTGCCTTATTTCTGTCTTCCCTTGTCTTGTCTGGCAG GCGTGCGGTCCGCCGTCGTGCTGACACAGCCCGAGTCAGCTTGTGGTAAAGCCCGGACATTCTCACAGACTGACTGTGCGGTCAGTGGGTTCAGCCTCGGCAGCTATAGCATGGACTGGGTGAGACAGGTCTCCGGGAAAGGGCTGGAGTGGCTGGCAGACATATCGAGTGGTGGTAACAAGTACAACGCGCCTGGAGTCCAGAGCCGGTTCACTGTTTCCAAGGACAGCAGCACCGTCTATCTGCAAATGAACAACCTGAGACTGGACGACACGGCCACCTATTACTGTGCGAGAGGGTGGGAGCACGGTGATGGGGAGCTGAACAGAAATTGGTCCCGACAAAGGAGTGTCTGCAGCGCAGTCTGTCTCCACGGATTCCGCATTGCTGcttcccagagtcaaatccctGAAGCCTTACTCGGACTGCTGGGCGCAAATGCCCATTTCTGGACAATTAAAAGCCCAAAAGGATTTGACTCTGATTCTGGGGGATGGCGGGAGCCGGTGTCCGCAGACAGGGAAATTGTGAAAATGCCTTTACTCACACGCCAACAAGAGACAAGGACAGAGTTTGGGATGGAAATCCTGGAAGCGGCTGCTCCCGGTCCGGACAGGGATCATGTTGATATTTAG